One part of the Gossypium raimondii isolate GPD5lz chromosome 1, ASM2569854v1, whole genome shotgun sequence genome encodes these proteins:
- the LOC105786470 gene encoding histone H2A, whose translation MDAGSKVKKGAGGRKGGGPKKKPVSRSVKAGLQFPVGRIGRYLKKGRYSQRVGTGAPVYLAAVLEYLAAEVLELAGNAARDNKKNRIIPRHVLLAVRNDEELGKLLAGVTIAHGGVLPNINPVLLPKKNEKAAAKEPKSPSKATKSPKKSPKKA comes from the exons ATGGATGCCGGATCAAAGGTGAAGAAAGGAGCTGGAGGAAGGAAAGGCGGCGGTCCAAAGAAGAAGCCGGTTTCTCGTTCGGTGAAAGCCGGATTACAGTTTCCCGTTGGTCGAATTGGCCGATACTTGAAGAAAGGGCGATACTCTCAACGTGTGGGAACCGGTGCTCCGGTTTACCTTGCTGCTGTTCTTGAATACCTTGCTGCTGAG gtTCTTGAGTTAGCTGGTAATGCTGCAAGAGACAACAAGAAGAATAGGATCATTCCAAGGCATGTTCTATTAGCAGTGAGAAACGATGAAGAGCTTGGGAAGCTTTTAGCTGGTGTGACTATTGCTCATGGTGGTGTTTTACCCAATATTAACCCAGTTCTTTTACCAAAGAAAAACGAGAAAGCGGCTGCAAAAGAGCCTAAGTCGCCATCTAAGGCTACAAAGTCTCCAAAGAAATCACCTAAGAAGGCTTAG